The following DNA comes from Syngnathoides biaculeatus isolate LvHL_M chromosome 18, ASM1980259v1, whole genome shotgun sequence.
tggctcgcggccagaatcttaaccagactgtgtttgcacgaagatatgcccttaatttgatttttaatacacgtctcgtataaatgaatgagacgttctccgctaccataacattgctacgtgtgaatgattgaatgaaatcagaagcatggcgtctctcgcagttaagaatgtattgtattgtatttgccatttttactgtttgtcttacatcagcgcacgtggcgtgacgtcacttcaggaggcgtggttaagtgccctgtacggaggggtcaagtGAGAtcctgtggtgtgaccttaaacattCAGTTCATAgttgaaaaccctccaatatggcggagttgaaacaattctgcaaagaagagtgggatcCAATTCCTCCAGAACAATGTGAAAAACACATCACCAATTATGCttgatttttgttattgttgccaagggtggcacaacccatGATTAGGCTCGGCGGGCAATTATTTTTTCAGAGAGGATCGGaatggtttggatttttttggtgccttaataaaatgaattgccatttgaaaaatgcttttttttttgtccttggaatgtctctgagtgatattaaaattgatttgatcatttgaaacctttgtatgTGATAGACatgcaaacaaaaactgaaatcaggaaTGGGGGCGaatattttttcaccacactgtATGTCGCCGCTCAACTAGTTTGAGTTTAATGACCCTGAATTCCAATAAACAACccgtgaaaaaacaaaaccttttctCTGCTAAATGTAGTTAATGACTCGAGACTCCACAGCAACTAGAAGGTGGTCAGATGGGGggattttgtgaaaatattgtaaaatattcatgattaatattatatatcGGAACAAGGCTGAACGTGTGAGTGTGACGATGAAAGTGTTTGCTGCCTCCATCTTATTCCACCTACCACCTCTATTATCCAATAAATGACAAGGCTAACAAGCTTTATTCAACATTTACTGTACGTGAATGTTGAAGGAAGTACTTAACCTGATAGATATTCAGATAATTGGGATCAAAACTTGGAGTCAGGACCAGGAGTAAGCGTGTGAGAACTCGAGAACAAGGATTcgaaattatttcaaatatcTTTCACTCCCTGGGCTGCCAAATGATGTCTGCAAGGATTTGAAGACACAGAACAAACTTTCGTGTGTTTgttgaatggttttttttttttgtttttttttttattaagcaGTGACAGTTTCAATAATGATACCTTTTTATACCAAAAACTAGGTACAGTATTGCCACATTTGCCAGGCAAAGCCAAGCCGAGTGGGGCTTGATACTAGGATGTTACCAACCAAcacaagaaaatgtgaaaatgctgGAAGGACACAAAGGAGGTGAGCAGAGTCAAGAGTCTCTCAATGAGCTGTTGTGTCCTCTGCATGCACACCAGTTGGCTCCGTTGCACATGAAATGGTCATGAGGACAAATAACGGGATTGTTCCTCTTTACTTCTGAGCCGGGATCATGCTGTCAATGGCCTCTCCCTTCTCCAGCTTTTTCTCCATTTCCACCATCAGCTTGACACCGTCAACCACCATCTGGACCTGTTCGACCTCAGAGGATCCCAGACGATCGGCGTTGGAGATGTCGAACACGCCGCCCACGGATGCGGTGTCCACACCACCTGAAGAGAACCGGGGCAGATGTTTTGAAGTCTTCACCGCTCTGCAAACATTTTGTGTGAATCACGATCCACATTCAGCCATACCTGTGCCGCGCTTCTGCAGACGTAGCCTGGTGAGGATCTCCTCAAACTTGGGGTGCGTGCTCAGTTTAGGCAGCTTGACATGGACGCCGCCACGCAGACCAGTCCCGAGATTGGAGGGACAGGTTAGGATGTAACCCAGATGCTTGTTCCACATAAAGCAGTGGTTGCGCTTTTTGAAGATCTCCTCAAtctggtgacaaaaaaaaaaaaaaccaaacatttttttgaatgcaTTTTCCTATCCCTCCCTGAGGCCATGATACGACCTGCTGATATCTGTTGTACCTTCTGAAGGCCAACACAGAAACGCCTGAAGACCTCCCTCATGTTGCCCCCCTTCTGCATAGAAATGACACGCAGGTGATCCTCCTCATTCACCCAGACCAAGAAAGTCTTGTTGTCGTTGTGCCTTGAAATGGAagaggagaaaatgaaaatgggatTGACAGTGTCATGATCTGTTATAAATGTTTACTCAAAGTTTCAGGActgagtattttcatttttaactacATTCACTTGGGGAATAGTTCCGCCTGTTATTCCTTCACATACAATTTCCAAGAAAAATTGTTATTTCCTTGTCTACTGGTGATCAAAAATGGTCGATATCACTCAACGGATCACACTCACCAGATGCCTCTGGCATCAGGCCAATCACGGGCCATGCCAGCGCAAGTGAGAAGTGGGGAGACGGGCTtgtcaaacaggaagtgatcaGCGATAAGCTGCTCCTGTTCAGCGTCAGTCATGGACTTCAGGGGGTAGTATTTGCCCTTGAACTCACCATCTAGGCTGGTCAGAGCTGGTGAGACGtgtattatgatgatgatgattattttgaTAACCTGCTAGAAGTGATAGGAAATGCCCTTTCCATGCCGGAATCAACAATTTATCCTATCTTGCGACCAAAGTAAGCACTCATTTGTACCCTCGACGGACAGCTTCTCAATTATCCTGCGCTCGCCACGGCTGTTGTGGGGCGGCAGAGTGAATCCCTTAATGCTGCGGCCAGTACGGACACGGCTGGACAGAACGTAATTGGGGTCCAAGTCGTCACCACCCTGTTCACAAGATCAGAACATTTGTGTTTGGTTAAAGCACCACACGTACAATATACACCTGTCGGTTGTTTTCATGAAAGACCTTCAGGTTCTCGAAGTTCAGGTCAGTCTTGTGGTTGTCGTTGGGGCCGTATCCACCATGACGGTCAGAGATGATGGGGTCAAGCAGTTCCTTGAAAACCTCGTAAGACTCCTCATCACCAGCAACACAGCCAACGGTCATGATGAAGGGGTGACCTGAGGAGCGAATAATGATTGGATggaggaaaaacacatttctttgcTGTTGCATTTGAATAACAAATGGCTGTGTCATACCGGGGTTGTCAACACCAGTCTGGATGACATCATCCACGGTGTATCCACTAGGTGTCTGCTTGTCCCTCAGCCTGCCATATATATCCTTGGTCAGAACCTTGGCCATGTGGTTGTTGTGCTTTGACAAGTCAGGGAACTCATCCTCGACCGTGTAGTTGAGCTTGAAGTTGTTGTGGGTGTTTCCGAAAGGCATGGTTGCTTTTCTAACGCTGCAAAGAGACGCAGACACAAGATGTCTTGTAAAACACGAGTCATTTGGCATGATCACCATCCaaaaaatgagatgaaataCGTTAGTTGAGAAGAGACAGCTGCTGCCATTTTATGTGCCCCCGAGGAATCCTGGTTACACGTGTTACATGTATCATATACCAGTTAAAATAGAGTGGGttggggaggaggaggcgggggggggggggtatttttagCTCCATCACGCCTGCCTGCAAACCACATCTTTGAATTGTCCTCAAGATATATCGAAAGCTCTCGTTTATTAAGTTTACAAGCTTGCTCTCATTGTACTGGTTAACATGTTCAGCGGtcacattttacataaaaaaaaaaaaaaaaaaaatgccgcctCCACGTTGCTAGCACATTTGTACTGTTCAGCCTTTGAGATCCAGTTTCGCCAACGCTAAACTCATTTCTGACATTGTGCAGCAGCGCTTTCCTTTGGTCTCCATATTttccatttgacatttttaaccaTCTATTCAGGCGTGCGTTACTTGTGATCCTACTTCATGCATGCAGTGGTAATAAGTGGCACATTACATGACATTACATGGCACTGGAACCGGTTAGTTCAGTTGTTTAGACAATTACACATTTCAAAAAACTTTTTGCAATTACACCTTTCCGGTTGAATCTAAAAAGTCACTTTATAAGTCAAATGGTGTTGATCGCCCTGTGTATGCAGGACATTCTGGCATCCCCAAACTGTTGCAGATGTGTATGTCTGTCAAAAATCTATCAATGAATCCAGGTAAAGAGTATTATTGGCATCCGACATTCTCATATTTTGTACGCTGTTTTTAGAATTTTCAAACACTTTATCCTAATCTTCCTTCTTGAATCTAAGGgataaaatgcaatatttacCTGCACACTAGACAAGATTAGAGGTAACAGTCCTTGGGATCAGATCCTGTTCACTGTGGCCGAATTAGGGGTCACCCGGTTCTGAAGGTCTTTGCTCCCTGTTTATATACTGGGCAGACACTCAACTATTGGTCTTGCCATTTTAGTGCCCGCTTCACTCTGATTGGCTCGGGCCTGTAGACGACGACTCTGATACAAACTTCATGACGGGGGCACACTTCAGTCTGCCAAAAAGGGGGCCCACAGCTGTACTGCCACCCCACTCACACATAGACACACCCATACATAGGACCAATGGATGACGAGAGTGTCTCAGGGCagaggaggtgaaaaaaaaaaactgaataaagaTGAGctggatttttgttgttgttttgtcaaaGCATGTCACACAGAGCAAAAGGAAATTGACGTAATGTGTGAAAGTTGGAAAGGGTTGCTGGACTTTTTCCATGAATCCATAATGACTTCTGTTAATAGGAAAACAAATAGCCCTCAGATCACTGGGTTCTTAATCTGCGGTGGCAATGCTAATATGCTAATCTCATAGTCCCACTGGATACTTATTTTCTCGGGTAACTttagtatacaacaaaaaagttACTTCTGTTCGcataaaagaaatgtcattgtGGTAGAGTAAGTATAATAAGTATAGtatataaatactttaaataCCTACAATTGGAATCGTCCTTTGggttccatctatccattttctatatgtTATTATACTGAGGTCAAATGGTGATCTTTTGCCTATCCCTGCAGACATCTGGAGAAACAACCACTCATACTCATGTTCACACCTTAGGAGAGTTTTCATTGAActcaacatgcatgtttttggaatgttgggacaaagctggagaaaaccctACAGATTTATTGAAATTAGGTGTGGCTTCGGCCTGTCCTCTTCCTGTCAGCCGTTTTGGAACTGACGTCATTGTTGGGTGCCCATCAGAAGATAAAAGCTTTGTTTTAATATCTTGCTTTAGAAGAGGGAACCACcaggaacattttcaaaacgttaCATAATGTGTATGGGCAAGCTGCAATAGGTGAGGTGACAACACAATCGAAAAGTGGGTGTCGAGGATCAAAGACGATGAACAAGAGTCTACGTTGGGTGATCACTATAACATGCAAAGAAGCTTGTGAACTCATCAGTGCTTGGGATTGGAAAACCTTAACCTATCCGCTATGCCCACCCCATCTACCACCGTCTGGTTATTACTATTTGTGACCTTGAAAAGAAGGATTTAGGGGCTCAACACTCATCCGATGACAAAAAAGTTCAGCAAGCTTTTGTCACGGCCcgtcggaacggaggtaggacccaaatgcaggaggacacggaagatgcaaggtagttcggggaaaaacttttatgattagaaggtcggggggatcgggcaggcagtcgggtgcagcagcggtagttgggacgtcgggcgaagagagcgtgcgagcgggcaggcaggagtcggtacacgggagatcgatcaaggcaggcagaagtctcaaaggagtcaggcttacggggtcggtcggagaacaggcgaaggtcggtacgcgcgggttgacgatcagggatacgagagcgCTTGAACGGGAcgtgaacctcaacgatctggcggaggaccagtcgtcatcggggtccgaTATATAccggggataatcagcccgcatgaggcgcaggtgtgtgcctcccaattagcgcgaccgcgcgggcacccgcacagcccggactggagcggcaggatcatgacagctttAAAACAATACTGCATAAAAGAACAGCACGTTGAATTTTGCGAGGCCGGcatacagtacatccatccatccatccatttatcctcacgagggtcctggggagtgctggagcctatccccggtgtcaacgggcaggaggcggagtacgccctgaactgggtgccagccaattgcaaggcacaaagagacaaacagccacactcacaatcctacctagggccaatttagagtgtccaattaatgttgcatgtttttggaatgtgggaggaaacccatgccggcattggaagaacatgcaaactccacacacgctgggccgggatcggacccgggtcctcagaactagcCGCCCATACAGTACATTCCCTTGTAAATTGATGTACACTCGGTCTGGACAATATATTTAAGAGGTGATATGAAATCTGCATTTCTTGGTTTTATTTCAGTGGGCATGGAAAGTTTTTGGACCCCCTTCAATTTTCGCTTTTTGGTATATCGCATGACTGCAAACTGTTTGTAGGCGTGAACGTGAGTGTCaatggtttgtttctatgtgccctaagattggctggtgaccaggtcagggtgtaacACCCAAACatagctgggacaggttccAGCATGCTCCCGATTCTCGtgaagaagaacccaaagattaCTGTGGCAGGGATCCAGAAATGCagttgggacatgggaggacaTTCTTGGAAGTAAAGAATCACTGCTGCCCTCCACCAGTTGGGCCTTTACGGCAGAATGGCCCAACAGAGGCCTCTCCTCAGTACAAAAATGAAAGCCCATATTAAATTtgctagattaaaaaaaaaaacaaaaaccctgaAGGACCAAAAGATGGTCAGAAATAAAATTGTTTAGTCTGACcaagatagaactttttggcctcAGTTCTAAGcagtatgtgtggagaaaaccaagcagtgctcatcacctgtccaaaACAGTGTCGGGGGCCCtggagctgctgctggaggcAGCTCCGCCCATGGCAGTAGCTTGCTCATGCCCCTGACCACAGTCCAAACAGTGAGGCAGCAACATGCTGTGTGGGAAGTTTTCAGCTGCGTGGATAGGATGACTGATTACAATCGAAGCAAACTTGAATGTGGCCAGATGCAGTGATATACACGATGAAAACCTTTtccagagtgctcaggacctcaAACTGGGCCGAAAGTTCAcattccaacaagacaatgaccctaagcacacagctaaaataacaaactcgagcgctcttggatcatgcagcaggacacaGATCTGGAACACatcagcaagtccacctctgaatgccTGAAGAAATAGCTAAATTagggttttggagtggccgTTGAAATCCAATTCAGATGGTCttgtgtgaccttaaacggcCAGtccatgctagaaaaccctccaatgtggcagagttgaaacaattctgtaaaaagagtgggacaaaattctttCACAGTAATGTGAAACTCATCATCAATTATggcaaacgcttgatttcagttatcggtgccaagggtggcacaacccttTATTAGGTTCTGGGGCCAATTACCTTTTCActgagggtcagaaaggtttggatttgtaacattttttttgcaccttaataaattgaattgtcatttgaaaatagcATTTTCTATTTCCTTGGGTGGTTTCTGAgtaattaaaattggtttgatgatttgaaacctttgtgaatgatagatgcacaaaaaatgtcactccATTTGTGGCTTTGGGCAAGCTGAGGTCTCTGACAAGTGACATTTTCACTCCCGAGAGGGTATTTAGCTTCAAATCTACCATACCTTCACTGGGAAGGTCATTCTACATTActctttttgtcatttgataACTTCTCTTCGCAAAGCAGACATGGAGGTAAACATTTCACACGAGCAATGAAAGCAAATGATTCGGTCCAAAACCTGTTGAATCCTCTGTGCTCTTTTGCTACCTTTCTCTTTTTCCCTTGCGATCCATGGCCCATACCTGGTCTAAACTGTTTGTGCGTTGCAATTAGCCAGTTACCagagtacagtgaagaaaagaagtatttgaacaccctgctatattgcaagttctcccacttagaaatcatggagtggtcatcgtcggtgcatgtccactgtgagagagataatctaaaaagaaaaatccagaaatcacaatgtatgattcttttaacgatttatttgtgtcatacagctgcaaatacgtatttgaacgcctgagaaaaccaatattaatatttggtacagtagtctttgtttgcaattacagagaagaaatgtttcctgtagttgttcaccaggtttgcacacacttcaggagggatattggcccactcttccacacatatcttctcgagatcagacaggtttctgggctgtcactgggaaacatagagtttcagctcccgccaaagattttctattgggtttaggtctggagactggctaggccacgctagaaccttgatatccttcttacggagccactccttggttttcctggctgtgtgcttcgggtcattgtcatgttgaaagacccagccacgacccatctccaacgcactgactgagggaaagcggttgttgcccaaaatctcacaatacatgactgcggtcatcctctcctttatacactgcagtcgtcctatcccatgtgcagaaaaacacccccaaaacatgacgctaccacccccgtgcttcacagtagggatggtgttcttgggatggaactcatcatttgtcttcctccaaacacggtgagtggaattatgaccaaaaagttcaattttgatctcatctgaccacaaaaccttctcccatgactcctctgtatcatccaaatggtcattggcaaaattgACATGTGCTGTTTTAAGCAAGTGAGCCgaccgtgccatgcatgatttcaaaccctgaggtcttagtgtattaccaacagtcaccttggaaacggtggtcccagctcttttcaggtcattgaccaagtcctgttgtgtagtccttggctgattcctcacctttctaaggatcactgagaccccacgaggtgatattttgaatGGGTCTCCAGTCCGATTGAggttgaccatcatgtttagcttcttccattttctaatgattgttccagcagtggaccttttttcaccgagctgcttggcaatttctctgtagccctttccagtcatgtggagttgtacaattttgtttctggtgtctttagtcttggccatgttataggtttgagtcttactgattgtatgaggtggacaggtgtcgttATGCTGCCAACGGCCTCagacaggtggatctgattcaggataatacatgaagtggaggtggacttttcaaggcagactaacaggtctttgagggttagaattctagttgattgacaggtgttcatatactcgtttgcagctgtatcacacaaataaatcattaaaaaaaatcatacattgtgatttctggatttttctttttagatgatctctctcacctTCGACAtgaacctatgatgaaaatttcagaacccctccatgatttctaagtgggagaacttgcaatagagcagagtgttcaaatacttgttttcttcactgtaagtgtcTTACCCAAAATAAGCTTGGATAAGCTcatttgatggatggatggatggatggatggactgaagTAAACTAGCATCAGTGTGATGTAACTTCAGTACTGACTTGACTT
Coding sequences within:
- the ckma gene encoding creatine kinase, muscle a is translated as MPFGNTHNNFKLNYTVEDEFPDLSKHNNHMAKVLTKDIYGRLRDKQTPSGYTVDDVIQTGVDNPGHPFIMTVGCVAGDEESYEVFKELLDPIISDRHGGYGPNDNHKTDLNFENLKGGDDLDPNYVLSSRVRTGRSIKGFTLPPHNSRGERRIIEKLSVEALTSLDGEFKGKYYPLKSMTDAEQEQLIADHFLFDKPVSPLLTCAGMARDWPDARGIWHNDNKTFLVWVNEEDHLRVISMQKGGNMREVFRRFCVGLQKIEEIFKKRNHCFMWNKHLGYILTCPSNLGTGLRGGVHVKLPKLSTHPKFEEILTRLRLQKRGTGGVDTASVGGVFDISNADRLGSSEVEQVQMVVDGVKLMVEMEKKLEKGEAIDSMIPAQK